The Bombus affinis isolate iyBomAffi1 chromosome 17, iyBomAffi1.2, whole genome shotgun sequence genome includes a region encoding these proteins:
- the LOC126926159 gene encoding uncharacterized protein LOC126926159, translating to MVKLRKVSVAGRNCLAVFGHSTHKGRRRKRLLREKALKKMLTSGRSGSIGPAEIGNVPDTKDPGATGNGSGTYMRGARSPGSYEGDDRAKEFLSTGRAGRRNALTEILGRHAEPAMLDLPNRFEELSMETVAGQSSNGGQDPNSPGTSKQQG from the exons ATG GTGAAGCTGCGCAAAGTGTCAGTGGCAGGGAGAAATTGCCTTGCCGTTTTCGGCCACTCGACGCACAAAGGGCGCCGGAGAAAACGTCTCTTACGTGAAAAAG CGTTGAAAAAGATGCTAACGTCGGGACGATCGGGATCAATCGGTCCCGCGGAGATCGGTAATGTACCGGACACGAAGGATCCTGGGGCAACAGGAAATGGTTCGGGAACTTACATGCGTGGTGCGCGCAGCCCGGGCTCCTACGAGGGCGACGACAGGGCGAAAGAGTTCCTTTCGACCGGGAGAGCCGGAAGGAGGAATGCTCTAACGGAGATTTTGGGCCGCCACGCTGAACCTGCGATGTTGGATCTGCCGAATCGATTCGAAGAGCTTTCCATGGAGACAG TTGCAGGTCAATCGAGCAATGGTGGGCAAGATCCGAATTCGCCAGGCACCTCGAAACAACAGGGTTGA